In a genomic window of Vigna angularis cultivar LongXiaoDou No.4 chromosome 6, ASM1680809v1, whole genome shotgun sequence:
- the LOC108342699 gene encoding stigma-specific STIG1-like protein 1 — MKLLKTLFCVVLIMALAITTLSGTSLDWNEEVKSLRGTSRFLSENGRVALTCEKNPKICVVKGSAGPDCCNNKCVKFSTDRLNCGRCGKKCSFGKICCEGKCVNPNTNKKHCGKCGNKCNTKGSCVLGMCNYA; from the coding sequence ATGAAGTTGTTGAAGACCCTCTTTTGTGTGGTCTTGATAATGGCTTTGGCCATTACTACTCTGTCAGGAACATCCTTAGATTGGAATGAAGAGGTAAAGTCTCTTCGGGGAACAAGCCGGTTCCTTTCCGAGAATGGAAGGGTGGCATTGACATGTGAAAAGAATCCGAAGATATGTGTTGTTAAAGGTAGTGCAGGGCCTGATTGCTGCAACAACAAGTGTGTGAAATTTTCGACAGATCGACTCAACTGTGGGAGGTGTGGAAAGAAATGCAGTTTCGGAAAGATATGTTGCGAAGGGAAGTGCGTCAACCCTAACACTAACAAGAAGCATTGCGGCAAATGTGGCAACAAGTGCAACACCAAAGGTTCTTGTGTTTTGGGGATGTGCAACTATGCATAG